Within the Candidatus Flexicrinis proximus genome, the region CGAAGCCGGATTGAATGCGCTCTGCCAGTGTCGGCCGGTGGTCGCCCGTGACTACGTAGTCGCTGCCCGCCACAGCCGCGCCGTCCGGCAGGGCATAATTCAGACCTTCCATCCGCGCGGCGAAATCGTCATCCAGCCACATCAGCGGTTCGTCCTCCGGCCACAGTTCAACATGGTCGAAGACCGGAGCTTCCGGCAGTTTGAACAGCGCCGCAAATGCGCCGGTGACATCTCCGTGGGTCTCCGGTGACAGACCCTTGCTCGGATCAAAGCGGATCCCGGCCTGGATCAGCACCGAGCGTCCAGGCACGCGTGACGGGAACGTCAGCGTATGGATGTAGGTCAGCGGATACGCTTCAGGCGGCACTTCAGGCAGACGGCCGCGGACATCGGCGGCGCGATAACCGATATTCAGACGCGCAATCGAGTCGTAACGGTAGTCGTCCAAAGCTGCAGCGGCAGCCGGGCTGAGGCTGCGCATTATCCGTTCGGCGTGGCGGGCCGGCGCAGCAACGATCAGGGCGCGACAGTCAATCACCGTGCCGTTTTCGAGGCAGACGCAGAAACGCGGCGCCCCTTTTGCCCGCGCTGCCGCGTCAAACTCCCCGGCAGATGTCACTGCCATACGGTACAGGATCTGTCCGGTCAGCGGCCGCGTCAGTACATCGACAAGGGTCTGCTGGCCGCCGCGAAATGCGGTCCAGAGCCCATCGTCGTCCGCTCGGGCGGTCACAAGTGCTTCGGCCAGCCCCAACTGCGCGAACAACGGGTCGTCCGGGCGGTCCTGTGTCAGCATCCGCCCGCAGTCAAATGTAAACCCCGCCGCGTGGCTCGAACCAACGGAGCCACCCAGACGGGGTTTGAGTTCGATAATCGTATACGGGACGCCGCGAGCCTGCAGCACATAGGCCGCGGCGATTCCGCTCAATCCACCGCCAACGATAACGACGTCACGCACAGGCAGGATCGGCGTTCAGCCGGCGAATCGGCCGGAACCTAGACCAGACCAGCCGCTGCGCGAAGCGTGGCGGCCTTGTCGGTGCGCTCCCACGGGACGTCGATGTCCTCACGGCCAAAATGGCCGTAGGACGCGACCTGCCGGTAAATCGGACGCCGCAGATCCAGATCCTTGATGATCGCCGCCGGCCGCATATCGAAATGCTGGTTGATCAGTTCAGCGATGGCCTCATCTGGGATGGCCCCGGTCCCAAAAGTTTCGACGGCCAGGGAAGTCGGGTGCGAAACGCCGATTGCATAGCTCACCTGAAACTCAAAGCGCTGCGCCAGCCCAGCTGCGACCACGTTCTTGGCAATGTAACGCGCCATGTAGGCTGCGCTGCGATCCACTTTCGTGGGGTCCTTGCCACTGAACGCGCCGCCACCATGACGGGCGACGCCGCCGTAGGTGTCCACGATGATTTTGCGACCGGTAAGACCGGCATCCCCCTGCGGACCACCGACAACAAAACGGCCGGTCGGGTTAACAAATATACGCGTGTTTTCGTCCATCAGGTCACCCGGGACGACCGCATTGATCACGTCCTTGATGATGACGCTGCGGATGGTGGCATTGTCCACCGATGCGGAATGCTGGGTGCTGATGACGATCGTATCGATACGCTTGGGGCGGCCAAACGCGTATTCCACGGTGACCTGGCTCTTTGCGTCAGGACGGAGCCAGGCGATCTCGCCTGACTTGCGCGCCTCAGCCAGGCGGCGCACCAACTTGTGCGAAAGGGAGATGGTCAGCGGCATCAATTCGGGAGTTTCATCGCATGCGAACCCGATCATCATGCCCTGGTCGCCCGCGCCGGTCGCTTCGATCTCGGCTTCCGACACTTCCCCCTCGCGCGCTTCAAGGGCAGTGTCGACCCCTTGCGCGATGTCGCCAGATTGCTCTTTTATCGAGACGATCACGCCGCACGTCTCGGCATCGAAACCGCCCGCGTCGGAGCCCAGATAGCCGATTTCGCGCACAGTCTTGCGGACGATCTTCTCGATATCGACATACGCCGACGTGGTAATCTCGCCGATCACCACGACCAGGCCGGTAGTCGTCGCGGACTCGCAGGCGACGCGCGCCGCGGGATCCTGCTCCAGGATCGCATCGAGGACCGCATCCGAGACCTGATCACACAGCTTATCGGGATGGCCTTCCGAGACCGACTCGGAAGTATAGAAGTAGCGCGGGGACGTCATAAACGTCAGGTTGGACGTTTTTGGCGCGTAATCGGTGGTTGTCATACGTTGTATCCTCGTGCATCGTAGCTCAGAACGAAAACGCCGCTCGCGATGGAGGGCGTCTTAATGGGGGTATTGGTGGGGGTTTCCACTCATCTCCCCGAGGCGACCTCGGCAGGATTTGGCACCGTCCCGGCGCTCCGGGGGTTGCCGCGAGTTCATCGGGCCTGTACCCTTCCTCGCTCTTGATGAGTGCAGTCAGACTGCACACTCTGCTGCGGTAAACCGCGTTGGAGGTGGAGTTTATCATGCGGGATGGCGTGAATCAATTGCGTTCTGGTGCTTCGCGGTTACGAGCCGGTCTCAGAATTCGGGACGATTTTTGAACTGCGGCACTCCGGCTATAATTTGTTAATCTGCCCACAGAAAAGAGAACTTATGAAACCCCTGGCCGCCCTGATTGTCCTTCTGCTTGCCTTCAATATTTCCGTTCAGGCCGCTCCGGCCCACGCCGCCCCGCTGACCTGCGATAGCGAGCTTCAGACGTTTTCCACTGAAGGCGCCTATATGCGGGTCACGAGCAAGTATGTTTACAAGCTGCCGGATGGGGCCGCCCCTGATCAAAACGCGCTCGATGATGGCGTCGAAGCGTACCTGGATGGCGCCCTGCCGGCCATCACACAGCTGCGGAGCGAACCGTCTTCCGCGGCTGCGGTCAGCGGTCAGGCCCAACCCGGCACGGTCTGGCTGGTCACAGGCGCGCCCCAGTGTGTGGAGGAGCCGCAGTTCAACGGCGCAGTCACAATCTATGTGCCGGTCGAGGCGTTCGAAGGCGGGTTCACAGGCTGGCTGGTCGAAAGTCGCAACTGGAAGAATATCGACTTGCAAGCACTCACCGTTCTTGCACCCAGTCAGACTCTCAAGCGCTTGAGCCTGTATTTCCTGGAGCCGCAGATCGTAAACCCCAACATCAGCCTCGATGTGCTGGACTTCGCTTTGCCGGAGCCGGAGCCCGCCTGTTTTGCCGGCGCCCTCAACCACATCCGCATCGGTGACTCGGCCTACCGATACAACTACAACGAGTTGCTCGGCGATGTCGAAACCCCGTGGTACACGGAGTACGATCTCGGCGTGGCGTTCGGCGTCGGCATGCCGCTGTTCAGCGAAGTATTTGTTCCTCTCAACGCCGAGAAGGTCAGTACCGAGACCTGGTACAACTTCCTGTATGTCAACTTCAAACACGAAACGTCACCGTATGCCGTGACACCGCGCGGCTTGAATTACAAGGACGAGATCCTCGTCCTGGATGGGCCGGTCTGCAGCCGGATCAATTATGACTCATCGCTGAAAGATATCGACGGAAATCTTCTCCAGTCCAGCATCGATGTCGCGACGGTCACCTGGTATCGGCTGCGCGCGACCGTTGACGGCCAGCAGTACGAAGGCTGGTTCCCGGAGAGCGTCGCCTGGGCGGGTATCACCCTGAGTTTCGTCAACGAGAGCCTCACGGTTCGCCACCATTTCGCGGCCTATTACCTTGGGCCGGACTCCGTCACCGATGCCGACAAAGGCTACATTCAGAATTGGGACCTACCGGTGGATCTGACCCTCGGCGAATCAGGGGCAAAGTACCAGGGCTCGCTGTTTGGCTTCTCGCGTGAAGTCTCTGAGGATAGCTGCGATCTTGCGCTGCCGACCCGGCTAGACGCCGCGCCGCGCGCCCGCGTCGTCGCGTCCGCGCTGAACATGCGGCCAACGCCATCAACCAGCGGCGAACCGCTGATCGGGCTGGGCCAGAACTCGGTGGTCCGTCTGACCGGTTTCACGCGCTGTGCGGATGGTCTGCGCTGGTGGTCGGCTTCGGTCGGCGGCGGCGCGCTGGGGACCCGGATAGTCGATGGCTGGGTCGCCGAGCACGACTCTGCTGTCTACTACCTCGAACCCCTGGCCGATCGCGGGCCAAGCGAGTATGTTGCCCGTCCGACCGCCGTTCCGCCGACGGCCACAGCAACACCGCTGCCGGTGGTCAACGCCACGCAGCCTCCCGCCCCGACTCAGATCCCCACCATAGCCCCAACGCCAACCGACCCGACTCCCGGCTAGAGTCTGCGCTCCGCACCTCCGATGGCGAATTGAATGGGCACGCCCGTTCAGTTCGCCAATGAGGGAGGCGAACGTGGTGTAACCCACTCGAGGCAGTGTTCAGAGTGCCAGTTGCGCGATTCGAAGCAGCGATCAGCGGGCTTTGAAAAACCGGGTTAGAATACGGGTGTTCGTGACAACACACCGAAATACTGTTTGAGTCTGTCCGGTACGTCGCAGAAGTTGCCGCCCTGATGGCATCGCTCTGCCAACCCGGATCACATCGCCGCTCCCGTTGTTTGTCTTGCGTGGGCGGGCGGCTTCGATTCTTCCTGCTGTAATCGCCAGAACGACCGGCAAATCGCGTGCAGCCTTAGCGAATTCAGGCTGTTACCCGGCCATACGCGCGGAAGTCTCACACTGTTTCCGCCGCACAATCGTCAGCTAACCAGTAAGAAGAGGGGAAGACAAATGATACGTTGGGGATTTCGCGCTCTGGTCATCGTCTATCTGCTGCTGCCCATCGCTGCCGTCGTCATCGGGATTACGACGGTACGCAGTATAACCAGCACGCTGGTGCCGATTTACGATGCGGCATCTGAACGCATTAACGATGCGGCCGACGCGCTTGATGAGGAATTCGACGATCTAAAGGAGAACTTCCAGCCGCTGGTCAACGCGGTCAACGCGATCCGGACCGCCCTCAGTAGAGTACGGCAGTTCATCAATAATCAGGTCAATCGCGTCATCAACTTTGCCAACGGGTTTCCCGGCGTCGACATCCCTGCCTTCGACGGTTTTGACCTCCCCGATCTGATTAACCTCAACTTCCTGAACAATGTTGGCGGGCATATCCGCGACATCACAGGCGAGCTGGGCGACGCGGCGGCCGCTACCCGGGACTTCTTTGCCGAACAGGCCAGTCAGATCGGCCTAATCGGACTGCTGATGGTCGGCTGGTTTCTGGTCGGTCATCTGCTGGGCGCGATCGTCATCGTGCGCAACTTCTGGCGCTAACGCCGGAAGGCTGAGAGGTTCACTGGCACGGGTTTTCGGGCTGCAGCGGGGTTTCCCCTGTTGTCGGATAGGCCGGCAGCACGATGTCGCCGCAGACCTTTTCCATACGCAAGAGTGCATCGAAGGCGGGGCGGACGGCAATAAACCGGAAGCCCTGGTCTTCCTGCGGCTGCGTGATGGCGAACCAGTATTCCTCGTCGTTTTCGGTCCAGGTCGGATCAGCGAGAAAGATCGCGCTCATCAATCCCACCCACGGGCGCCAATGTTCAGCGGCGTAAGCATAAGCGCCGCGCAGATACTCGGCCTGCTGCTCGGGGGTGACGGCATACCACGCATAATCGGGATGAATCGGGTTGGTCGTCCAGCCAACTTCAAGCAGCGCCATCTGGCGGGCTGCATCGCCATTGGCAATCATAATCTTTCGCAGGTCCTCGACACGGCGGAAGCTCATCCAACGCTGCCCACCCTTGGCGACGGCGTCGTCTGGCCCGACTTCCGGCGCGTCGTACCCGGCCGCGTGCGCCCCGACCACGTCGATATAGGTTTGAAACTGCGCGTCGTATAGATCCTGCAGATACAGGTCGTCGCGGCGCGCGGCTGCATCGTCATTGCCGGTCGGGGACAGCCCCGCCGAGATCAGGATCGCGTCCGGGTCTGCTGCGCGGATCGCCGTGCTGCACGCCGCCAGCATCCCAACGTATTCCGCGGCACTTGGGACAAAACCTCCCCATTCACGGGCAAGATTAGGCTCGTTCCAGATCTGATAAGCGCGAATCCGGCCCTTGAAGTGCCCAGCAAGTGCGCCACAGTACGCGCCAAATTCAGCGTTGTGTAGCGGCGGGGTGTCATGCGCCTCCGGGCTGGCATCGGGCCGGAACGCCCAATCCGGTGTGCCGACAAGCCGCGCGATCAACTGGAGTCCGGGCACATCGACTTCATCGACAATCGCGCCGATCCGGGAAAAGTCGAATGGTGCATCCGGCGCGGATTGGATGTCCCGCCATGCGACCGTTTGCTTCACATGTGAAAAGCGCATCATGCGCACCCAGTCCAGGTTCGTCCCGACCTCGCCGCCATCCCACCACAGGAACGCGTGAATGCTGTAGGTCAGCGGCGTAAATAGGGCATTGGTCACCGCCGCACCCTCAAACGGGTCTGTAGGACGTGCGCGAAATACAGCCGCGACCAGGATCGACGCGACCAGGAACAGCAGTGATGGAAGTACGATCCGGTTGCGGAGAAGGAGCGTGAAGAAATTGATGGCGGTTCTGCCTCAGTGATGTGTCGTTACGGTTGCCGGCCTCTGGAAACCGCAGGAGGGGCGCAAGTTGCTACGCCCCTCCTGCCATGCAATGACTATTCGATGCCTTTTTCGGCGCGTCCCCATTCACCAAGCGCGTCGAATACCGGCCGGTGGACGAAGTTCGGCCCAATGATCGAATAGGGAACGTTGTCATTGGTGGCCGACCAGCCCGCCTGCGGGCCGTAGTTCAGGTTCCAGACGAAGGCCAGCCGGACGGTGCCCATCTGCTTCATCAGATCGAGCGCCTGAATAGTCCACTCTTTTTGTTCTTGCAACGTATTGTCGACCGCGTAGTCCCAGCCGGCGGGCACGCCTTCAAGATCCTCGCCGGACGCCCACCCAAACTCAGTAATGCACAGCTGCTGGTCGCCGCCCGATGCTTGCACGCGCGTCGCTAGATATTCGAGTGTGCTGCGGAAGCTCCAGCTGTGGTGCGCGTTGTCGAACGGTCCGCGGAAAGTTGCCGTCGGATCATCGGTGACCTGATCCCAAAGTTCGAGCGGATTGAGGTTGTAACCGTTGTGATGCGCGCCTACGCAGTCGGTGTAGTTGAGCATGCCGGCCGCGACCATCGCATCAAAATACGAAAAATCGTCAATGGCGCAGACTTCACCGCGTTCGTTGGTACAGCCGCCGGTGGTCGAGAGCGCGCCGCTGATGACAATCATCTGTGGGTTGATCTGCTTCACCGCCTGGTACGTCTGGCGCAGTAGCTGGACGTAATCCTCCGCCCGCAGTCCGCGTACCGATGTCCACTCGCGGTCAAGGTTCTGTTCATTCCAGACCTCGATCGCTTGGAAACGGTCGCCGTACTTGTTCATCAATTCCACGACGAAATTGACGTAGTCCTGATAGTCGGCCGGCGGGCCGTGCCGTTCGAGGTCGACGCCATCTTCCCGTGCCCAGGTCGGAGTCGTGACGATCGAGAGCATCACTTTGACCCGCTGCTGCTTGGCCATCCGCAGGGCCATTGTCAGCGGTTGGAGGTTGTATACACCCTTTTCGGGTTCGGCGTCTTCCCAGCGCACCTGGATCTTGACCCAGTCCATCGCCAGCTTGTCTTTAACGTCGATCAGCCAGCCGGTCATTTCATCCGGGCTGTTGCTGGGCGGAATCTGGACCTGGATGCCCACTTCGAATGTATCAAGGGTGATGGGGGCAACGGTCGGGACCTTCGTCGGTTCATCCGTCGGGACGACTTCCGTGCTTTGCACCTGAGCCACAACGACATCTGTCTTCTGCAGCGGCGTGGACGTCGGCTCCGGAAGATCGGTCGGCTGCGACGTCGGCGTGCTGCTCGGGGAAAGCGTCGCGACTGCCGTGACCTGGGCAATGCTGACCG harbors:
- a CDS encoding FAD-dependent oxidoreductase, which gives rise to MRDVVIVGGGLSGIAAAYVLQARGVPYTIIELKPRLGGSVGSSHAAGFTFDCGRMLTQDRPDDPLFAQLGLAEALVTARADDDGLWTAFRGGQQTLVDVLTRPLTGQILYRMAVTSAGEFDAAARAKGAPRFCVCLENGTVIDCRALIVAAPARHAERIMRSLSPAAAAALDDYRYDSIARLNIGYRAADVRGRLPEVPPEAYPLTYIHTLTFPSRVPGRSVLIQAGIRFDPSKGLSPETHGDVTGAFAALFKLPEAPVFDHVELWPEDEPLMWLDDDFAARMEGLNYALPDGAAVAGSDYVVTGDHRPTLAERIQSGFDAAARVLRAL
- a CDS encoding methionine adenosyltransferase; this translates as MTSPRYFYTSESVSEGHPDKLCDQVSDAVLDAILEQDPAARVACESATTTGLVVVIGEITTSAYVDIEKIVRKTVREIGYLGSDAGGFDAETCGVIVSIKEQSGDIAQGVDTALEAREGEVSEAEIEATGAGDQGMMIGFACDETPELMPLTISLSHKLVRRLAEARKSGEIAWLRPDAKSQVTVEYAFGRPKRIDTIVISTQHSASVDNATIRSVIIKDVINAVVPGDLMDENTRIFVNPTGRFVVGGPQGDAGLTGRKIIVDTYGGVARHGGGAFSGKDPTKVDRSAAYMARYIAKNVVAAGLAQRFEFQVSYAIGVSHPTSLAVETFGTGAIPDEAIAELINQHFDMRPAAIIKDLDLRRPIYRQVASYGHFGREDIDVPWERTDKAATLRAAAGLV